CAGCGGGCCGAGGATCTCCAGACCGACGTCGTGGGCGTCGATCTCGGCGGCTCCCGCCGAACGGATGCCTTCCTCGACCTGCTGGGCGAGCAACGCGAGTTGGTCTTCGCTGACCGGGCGCCCCTGGCAGGCCTTGCGGACGCCGACGAGCACCTTCTGCCGGGAGAACGGCTCGCTCGCGCCGGACCGCTTGACCACCGTCAGGCTCGCGGTCTCCAAGGTGGAGAACCGCTTCCCGCACGACGGGCACTGGCGACGCCGCTTGATCGAGGTGCCGTCGTCACTGCTGCGGCTGTCGACGACCCGCGAGTCGTCGTGTCGGCAGAACGGGCAGTGCATGGTCACCTCCGGGTGGCGTCACGATCGATCAGAGCCCGCGATGGGCATAGGAATGCCCGGGCCGCGAGGCCTTTTCGGATCGATCTGGGGGTCGATTGTGGAAAACCGGTGTAGAAGTCCGTGGATCCTGTTGACTAGCTGGGGACCTACATGTGGACAACTTACAACGGTGTAACTACTAGATGTAGGGATGCTATTCCGGTCCGACCCCAAGATGCAACAGCCCCGGCGTGGCGAATTCGGCCCGCTCCGGCCGAGCCCGCAAATGCGCAGGTCACGGACTTGCAACACCTCGAAATCGATCGGGACACGCCTCCGCGACCGACCGAACGACGAGGCCCGGCGTCGACCGATCAGGTCGACACCGGGCCACGAGATGCACGTGATCAGCGCAGGCTCAGCGCGGGACCACCAAACGCTGACCCTCGCTCACCTGAAGGCTGTTGAGGCCGTTGGCGCGCTGGATGCGGTAGACGGCTTCGCCGACCGGCAGTTGCGGGTAGGCAGCGTGGGCCACCTCGGACAGGGTCTGCCCCGAGCGGACCACGAGTTCGGAGCTCGAGGAGCCGCCGGCGAACGCCTGGCCAACTCCCCACCCGCCACCGACGATGGCCGCGAGGACCAGGGCGGCCACCAGGCGCCGACCACGGATCGTCAGGCGCACAGCGCCCTCGCCGGCCGCCGACACCTGAGACTGGGCGGGCACGAGGTGCAGGTGGCGGCGCGTGCGCGGCTCGCGCCCGACGACCGGTGCATCCCAGTGAGCGACTGCACTCATGATGTTCTCCATCCCCGACGCCTGAGCGTCGTCCCAATGTTCGCTCGCACACGCGTGCGATAGAACGCCTGTACGATGTATAGCACGGTTGTTCGAAATAAACGAGACACGCGTCGTACAAATGTTTGATAACTGTGTGCGAGCGGCATAGCCTCTTTCCATGCTTCGCAGCCTGGCAGCGACCACCGACAACCTCCGTCGGCCGACTGTCTGACCGCAGGCACCAGCACCGCAGCTGGAGCACGACACGAGCACGACACGAGCACGGCCCCGGCGAGACGACGAAGGACGCAGACGACATGGCCAAGATCCACCAGTTGCCCGACGACGAGGGCGGCACCGCGCTCACGACCCGCCAGCGGAAGGTGCTCGAGGTCATCCGCAACTCGGTCGACCGCCGCGGTTACCCGCCGAGCATGCGCGAGATCGGTGAGGCGGTCGGTCTCACCAGCCCCAGTTCGGTCGCTCACCAGTTGTCGATGCTCGAGCGCAAGGGCTACCTGCGCCGCGACCCCAACCGGCCGCGCGCGATCGAGATCATCTCCCCCGATCACAACGCCGAAAAGCGCGGCGTGCGGGGTGGTTCCAGCGTCACCTCGGCCGACGAGTCCACGGTCGACGAGACCGGCGCCGGCGACCAGCGGCCGGCCGCGTCCTACGTGCCGGTGGTCGGGCGGATCGCCGCCGGCGGCCCGATCCTCGCCGAGGAGGTCGTCGAGGACGTCTTCCCGCTGCCCAAGCAGATCGTCGGTGAGGGCGATCTGTTCCTGCTGAAGGTCGTCGGTGACTCGATGATCGACGCGGCGATCTGCGACGGCGACTGGGTCGTCGTGCGTCAGCAGCCGACCGCCACCAACGGCGACATCGTTGCGGCGATGCTCGACAACGAGGCCACCGTGAAGACCTTCAAGCGCCGCGACGGCAAGGTGTGGCTGATGCCCCACAACCCCGCGTACGACCCGATCGACGGCGACCACGCCGTCATCCTCGGCAAGGTGACCGCGGTGCTACGCCGGGTCTGAGCTCCCGGAATCAGTCCCCGGATTCAGACCCGGAGTCAGTCCCGGGCACATCACCCAGCACGTCCCACACCGCCTCCTGCAGCACCTCGCGCAGGGGGCGGTGGACGTGTCGGGTGGCGATCTCCTCGGCCCGTGACCAGCCCGTGTTCATCAGCACGATCGGCACCTCGAGCGCGGCGGCCCGGCGGGCGAAGCGGTAGCCCGACATCACCCCGAGCGACGAGCCGACGACCAGCAACGTGCGACTTGCGGCGACGAGGTCGAAGCAGTGGTCGACGAGCGGTTTGGGCACCGACTCCCCGAACATCACGACGTCGGGCTTCAGCAGGTCGCTGCCGCAGGTCGGGCAGTGCACCAGCGTGATGTCGTGGATGAGCGATTCGTCGATGTCGACGTCGCCGTCGGGGCGCAGCGGAAGGTTGCGCGCACGCTCGGCATCGGCCGCGAACGCCGGGTTGAGCCGGGTGAACTCGCGCTGCACCCACTCGCGGTCGACGGTGCTGCGGCAGTCGAGGCAGATCGCGCGGCCGAGGTTGCCGTGCAGCTCGATCACCGTTCGGGATCCTGCGCGCTGCGCCAACCCGTCGACGTTCTGGGTGATCGTCGCGGCGAGCAGGCCGGCGCCTTCCAACCGGGCGAGATGGTCGTGTGCCGGGTTCGGTTCGGCGGTGCGAAACCGCGTCCAGCCGACATAGGAGCGGCTCCAGTACCGCTGCCGAGCAGCCGCACCCGCACGGAACTCGGCCACGGTCATCGGTTGCACGCGGCGCACGCCGTCCGGGCCGCGGTAGTCGGGCAGACCGGAATCCGTGGACAACCCGGCACCCGTCATCACGAGCACCTTGCCCGCACGCAGGCGATGAGCCAGGTAACTGCGGTCGTCCATCGGGTCCTTCGCTGGTCGTTCGGCGCGTCGCACGTACGCTAGTAGGCATGATCGACGCTGCCGGACTCCGGGTGATTCGTGCCATCGCTGACGAGGGCAGCTTCACCGCGGCCGCGTCGTCGCTGGGTTACTCCCAGCCTGCCATCTCCCAAATGGTGCGCCGCTTGGAGGAGCGGCTGGGCACTCCCCTGGTCGAACGACTCGGACGCAACGTGCGCCTCACCGAGGCCGGTGAGGTGCTCGCCCGCCATGCCGGCGCCGTCCTGGGCGCGATCAGCGCGGCCGAGTCGGAGGTGGCCGCGATCGCCGGTCTGCGTTCGGGCCGGGTGCGGCTGATGGCCTTCCCGTCGTCGTCGTCGACCCTGGTGCCGAAGGCGTTGTCGCTGGTGAAGAAGCGTTTCCCGCAGGTGCAGGTGACCTTCGCCGAGGGTGAGCCGCCGGAATCGTTGGCCGCGCTGCGCGCGGGCGAGTGCGACGTCGCGGTCGCGTTCACCTACGAGGGGCTCGAGCTCACGACCGACCAGCTCGACGACTTCGAGGTGCGTGAGCTGTTGCTCGACGACGTGCGCATCGCGCTGCCCCTCGACCACCCGCTCGCCGCCCACGAGAGTGTCGACCTCGCCGACCTCGCCCAGGCGCCGTGGATCGCGGGCTGCACCCGCTGTCGCGGCCACCTGCTCGCGTTGGCCGACGGCGCCGGGTTCGCCCCCGATGTCGCCTTCGAGACCGAGGACTACGTGGCCGTGCTCGGACTCGTGGCCGAGGGTCTGGGAGTCGCACTGGTGCCCGACCTGATCCTGCGTTCCGCCCCGAACGCGCGGGTGAAGGTGCTCCCGATCGACCCGCCGTCGCACCGCCGGGTCTTCGCGGTCACCACGCCCGACCTCACCCGGGTGCCCGCCGTGGCCGCCATGATCGACGCGCTCGTCGAGGCGGCACACGACCAGTCGTGCGTCGGTGCTCCGGCCTGAGCCGCCTCGCCGACCAGCCTCGCCGGTGCCGACAAGCTGACAACTTCGTGAAGGCACCGTGACGGCGCGCGTGGTCGACCGGCAGTGGGTGAACCGGCGCCGGCTCGCCGTCCAACGGTTGTCGTCGACCCCATTGCCGCACGCGGCGG
This genomic stretch from Calidifontibacter indicus harbors:
- the nrdR gene encoding transcriptional regulator NrdR; the encoded protein is MHCPFCRHDDSRVVDSRSSDDGTSIKRRRQCPSCGKRFSTLETASLTVVKRSGASEPFSRQKVLVGVRKACQGRPVSEDQLALLAQQVEEGIRSAGAAEIDAHDVGLEILGPLRCLDEVAYLRFASVYQAFDDLDDFEAAIALLRSERDLQQTDAGDSDSHVDGDAGGAEDTGEVVGGRGKTGRTTTS
- a CDS encoding LysM peptidoglycan-binding domain-containing protein — encoded protein: MSAVAHWDAPVVGREPRTRRHLHLVPAQSQVSAAGEGAVRLTIRGRRLVAALVLAAIVGGGWGVGQAFAGGSSSSELVVRSGQTLSEVAHAAYPQLPVGEAVYRIQRANGLNSLQVSEGQRLVVPR
- the lexA gene encoding transcriptional repressor LexA, yielding MAKIHQLPDDEGGTALTTRQRKVLEVIRNSVDRRGYPPSMREIGEAVGLTSPSSVAHQLSMLERKGYLRRDPNRPRAIEIISPDHNAEKRGVRGGSSVTSADESTVDETGAGDQRPAASYVPVVGRIAAGGPILAEEVVEDVFPLPKQIVGEGDLFLLKVVGDSMIDAAICDGDWVVVRQQPTATNGDIVAAMLDNEATVKTFKRRDGKVWLMPHNPAYDPIDGDHAVILGKVTAVLRRV
- a CDS encoding Sir2 family NAD-dependent protein deacetylase, coding for MDDRSYLAHRLRAGKVLVMTGAGLSTDSGLPDYRGPDGVRRVQPMTVAEFRAGAAARQRYWSRSYVGWTRFRTAEPNPAHDHLARLEGAGLLAATITQNVDGLAQRAGSRTVIELHGNLGRAICLDCRSTVDREWVQREFTRLNPAFAADAERARNLPLRPDGDVDIDESLIHDITLVHCPTCGSDLLKPDVVMFGESVPKPLVDHCFDLVAASRTLLVVGSSLGVMSGYRFARRAAALEVPIVLMNTGWSRAEEIATRHVHRPLREVLQEAVWDVLGDVPGTDSGSESGD
- a CDS encoding LysR family transcriptional regulator, which translates into the protein MIDAAGLRVIRAIADEGSFTAAASSLGYSQPAISQMVRRLEERLGTPLVERLGRNVRLTEAGEVLARHAGAVLGAISAAESEVAAIAGLRSGRVRLMAFPSSSSTLVPKALSLVKKRFPQVQVTFAEGEPPESLAALRAGECDVAVAFTYEGLELTTDQLDDFEVRELLLDDVRIALPLDHPLAAHESVDLADLAQAPWIAGCTRCRGHLLALADGAGFAPDVAFETEDYVAVLGLVAEGLGVALVPDLILRSAPNARVKVLPIDPPSHRRVFAVTTPDLTRVPAVAAMIDALVEAAHDQSCVGAPA